In Pseudodesulfovibrio hydrargyri, a single window of DNA contains:
- a CDS encoding NAD(P)-dependent alcohol dehydrogenase, translated as MGNGPYSIKAYGVNGPTDGFQAMTIERRALRPDDVLIDIMYCGICHSDIHMARSEWGPANYPCVPGHEIIGRVVAVGSKVRKFRVDDFAGVGCIVDSCGTCECCESDLEQYCPDWTLVFNAPDKISGGYNYGGFSDKIVVREHYAIRVPPGVDLPAMAPLLCAGITTFSPIQHWKVESGQRVGVIGLGGLGHMAVKLAVSRKADVTVFTTSPGKVAAARELGAREAVLWSDADAMQRLTRHFDLIISTVPKGFPVNQFLNLLQVDGTLVNVGALDQLEDIPGMTLTSGRRSLAGSVIGGIAETQEVMDYCTAHNIKADIELIKPDQITEAFDRVVNKDIRYRFVIDLTS; from the coding sequence GGCTTCCAGGCCATGACCATCGAACGCCGGGCCTTGAGGCCGGACGATGTGCTGATCGACATCATGTATTGCGGCATCTGCCATTCCGACATCCACATGGCCCGGAGCGAGTGGGGCCCGGCCAACTACCCCTGCGTTCCCGGGCACGAGATCATCGGGCGGGTGGTGGCCGTGGGCAGCAAGGTCAGGAAATTCAGGGTGGACGATTTCGCCGGGGTGGGCTGCATCGTGGATTCCTGCGGCACCTGCGAGTGCTGCGAATCCGATCTGGAGCAGTACTGCCCCGACTGGACCCTCGTGTTCAACGCACCGGACAAGATTTCGGGCGGCTACAACTACGGCGGTTTCTCCGACAAGATCGTGGTCCGCGAGCACTATGCCATCCGGGTGCCGCCGGGGGTGGACCTGCCGGCCATGGCCCCCCTGCTCTGCGCCGGGATCACCACCTTCTCGCCCATCCAGCACTGGAAGGTCGAGTCCGGCCAGCGGGTGGGCGTGATCGGCCTCGGCGGACTGGGCCACATGGCGGTCAAGCTCGCGGTGTCGCGCAAGGCGGACGTCACGGTGTTCACCACCTCGCCCGGCAAGGTGGCCGCGGCCAGGGAGCTGGGCGCGCGCGAAGCGGTCCTGTGGAGCGACGCCGACGCCATGCAGCGGCTCACCCGGCACTTCGACCTGATCATCTCCACGGTCCCCAAGGGATTCCCCGTGAACCAGTTCCTGAACCTCCTCCAGGTCGACGGAACCCTCGTCAACGTCGGCGCCCTGGACCAGCTGGAGGACATCCCCGGGATGACCCTGACCAGCGGACGCAGGAGCCTGGCGGGCTCGGTCATCGGCGGCATCGCCGAGACCCAGGAGGTCATGGACTACTGCACGGCCCACAACATCAAGGCCGACATCGAACTGATCAAGCCCGACCAGATCACCGAGGCCTTCGACCGCGTGGTGAACAAGGACATCCGCTACCGCTTCGTGATCGATCTGACGAGCTAA
- a CDS encoding LysR family transcriptional regulator produces MELYQLVSFVAVAEEGNMTRAASRLNMSQPAVSAQIKALEEELGISLFWRTPQGMDLTKGGERLKDRADIILRDVDAFRNEAEKARGGGRGSIALGVNTDPRLLRLKNVHSLLAKEFPEIFLVVKETMSWDVASELSSRNIDLGFSYTLPDDDRIEAQSLGEIELSIVASEAWRERLGAPGLKELASFPWVWTSDHCPMNKVLSGLFKSIGEEPVKAVVVDQESAILRLVADEVGLGIMPALKVEDVSDAYGIFSVMNLEKKLTLHLLSLERRADEPMIAAMVSLIREVWS; encoded by the coding sequence GTGGAGCTGTACCAACTTGTGTCCTTTGTTGCCGTAGCCGAAGAGGGCAATATGACGCGGGCGGCGAGTCGGCTGAATATGAGTCAGCCCGCGGTCAGTGCGCAGATCAAGGCTCTGGAGGAAGAGCTCGGGATCAGTTTGTTCTGGCGGACACCCCAGGGCATGGATCTGACCAAGGGCGGGGAGCGTTTGAAGGACAGGGCGGATATCATCCTGCGTGATGTCGACGCCTTCAGGAATGAGGCTGAAAAGGCCCGGGGCGGCGGCCGTGGCTCCATCGCCCTCGGGGTTAACACCGACCCTCGCCTGCTGCGGTTGAAGAACGTTCACTCCTTGCTGGCAAAAGAGTTCCCGGAGATATTCCTGGTTGTTAAGGAGACAATGAGCTGGGACGTTGCGTCGGAGCTGTCTTCAAGAAACATTGATCTGGGCTTTTCCTACACTCTCCCCGATGACGACAGAATTGAAGCGCAGTCTCTGGGGGAGATTGAATTGTCGATTGTCGCATCCGAAGCCTGGCGAGAGCGGCTGGGGGCTCCCGGCTTGAAGGAACTCGCATCTTTCCCGTGGGTCTGGACCAGTGACCATTGCCCGATGAACAAGGTGCTCTCCGGTCTGTTCAAGAGTATTGGGGAGGAGCCGGTCAAGGCCGTAGTGGTCGATCAGGAATCGGCCATCCTGCGTTTGGTGGCGGACGAGGTCGGCCTTGGGATCATGCCCGCGCTTAAAGTGGAAGACGTCTCCGATGCGTATGGTATATTCTCCGTGATGAATCTTGAGAAAAAGCTCACTCTCCACCTGCTCTCATTGGAGCGCAGGGCGGATGAACCCATGATAGCCGCGATGGTGAGTCTCATAAGGGAGGTCTGGAGCTAG
- a CDS encoding LysE family translocator, with translation MSISPGPVNMTILASGATYGLRRTLLFVSGATIGFILLLLSLGLGLMQIVTAYPDLLKYLSLAGSSFIIYVGYKIALAAPELSTEEVPCPDFKQGFLMQWLNPKAWLACIAGISMFTNPGSHAPLFLFSGLYFIICYLSLATWAAMGTRFGVILDTRKKMRRFNIAMGSLLCMCAVYLLLTSIGF, from the coding sequence ATGTCCATTTCACCCGGGCCAGTCAACATGACGATCCTCGCCTCAGGAGCGACCTACGGATTGAGGAGGACGCTTCTGTTCGTCTCAGGTGCGACCATCGGATTCATCCTGCTCCTGCTCTCGCTGGGGCTTGGGCTCATGCAAATCGTGACAGCATATCCCGACCTTCTCAAATACCTTTCCCTGGCGGGCTCGTCGTTCATTATTTATGTCGGCTACAAAATCGCCTTGGCCGCTCCCGAACTCTCCACCGAGGAGGTCCCCTGCCCCGACTTCAAGCAGGGCTTCCTCATGCAGTGGCTCAACCCCAAGGCTTGGCTGGCCTGCATCGCTGGCATCTCCATGTTCACGAATCCAGGCTCCCATGCCCCGCTCTTTCTCTTCTCCGGCCTCTATTTCATCATCTGCTATCTCTCTCTCGCCACCTGGGCCGCCATGGGAACCCGATTCGGCGTGATCCTCGACACCCGAAAGAAGATGCGACGCTTCAATATAGCCATGGGCTCGCTACTGTGCATGTGTGCAGTATATCTTCTCCTGACATCCATCGGCTTTTGA